In Desulforegula conservatrix Mb1Pa, one DNA window encodes the following:
- the topA gene encoding type I DNA topoisomerase → MAKPLIIVESPTKVKTIKKYVGNEFDVAATAGHIKDLPTNTMGIDIEDNFKPHYEVIKGKQKVINELKSAAKDSTEIYLAPDPDREGEAIAYHTADILQKKGRTFFRVLFHELTKTGIAEALKSRGEMNHNKYDAQQTRRILDRLVGYHLSPLLWKKVQTGLSAGRVQSVALRIICDREKEIMAFTPEEYWTISALLNGPTPPPFTAKLAKKSGEKISISNQSEAENILNELSGKPYIVDKISKKTSHRNPLPPFITSKLQQEAIKKLRFTAKKTMMVAQHLYEGVEINGEPVGLITYMRTDSTRIATEAAIEALDFVRNNMGPEYAQKEPRYFTNKNKAQDAHEAIRPTNISLTPERVSSFLDKDHLALYELIWKRFVASQMTQAIIEQNTVAIRNGEFIFTVTGSTVKFPGFMALYMSSDDDQDQPDKQLMPKGIEEGMEVACEKIEPKQHFTQPPPRFSEATLVKELEENGIGRPSTYATILTTIQSKGYVELLNRYFRPSELGLIVNDLLTENFPVEMDVEFTAKFEENLDKIETGETQYQNILKDFYEHFTEKLDSAAKNMLSVKGVGLPSGIKCPQCEGELKIKTGKNGPFLACEKYPDCSYSCNYTRDEHGKINPVAPVPTLQTDKTCPKCEKPLVVKHGRFGDFLACSGYPACKHTESMNQGQGASSFQPVACPNQGCTGQIGEKRSKRGKIFYGCSKYPDCDFATWDKPVDKKCPDCGHGFLSEKSSKIQGNFLKCPSCGYSEQIENNAGEEGKKS, encoded by the coding sequence TTGGCTAAACCGTTAATAATAGTAGAATCACCGACAAAAGTTAAAACCATAAAAAAATATGTGGGCAATGAATTCGATGTTGCAGCCACTGCCGGACATATTAAAGACCTTCCTACAAACACTATGGGTATTGACATTGAAGATAATTTCAAACCCCATTACGAGGTCATAAAAGGCAAGCAGAAGGTAATAAATGAGCTTAAGTCTGCGGCCAAGGATTCTACAGAAATATACCTCGCGCCCGACCCTGACCGTGAAGGAGAGGCGATTGCATATCATACAGCAGACATTCTCCAGAAAAAGGGCAGAACCTTCTTCAGGGTACTTTTCCACGAGCTGACCAAAACAGGCATAGCCGAGGCTTTAAAGTCCCGAGGCGAAATGAACCACAACAAATATGATGCCCAGCAGACAAGGCGAATACTTGACCGCCTGGTGGGATATCATCTATCGCCTCTTCTCTGGAAAAAGGTTCAGACAGGATTAAGCGCAGGCAGGGTTCAGTCCGTGGCCTTAAGAATCATCTGTGACAGGGAAAAGGAAATAATGGCCTTTACCCCTGAAGAATACTGGACGATTTCAGCCCTTCTTAACGGCCCGACTCCGCCGCCTTTCACTGCAAAGCTTGCTAAAAAATCAGGTGAGAAAATAAGCATTTCAAACCAGTCAGAGGCTGAAAATATTTTAAACGAGCTCAGCGGCAAGCCGTATATAGTTGATAAAATATCAAAAAAGACTTCTCATAGAAATCCGCTTCCGCCTTTTATAACAAGCAAGCTTCAGCAGGAAGCCATCAAAAAACTCCGCTTCACCGCAAAAAAAACAATGATGGTTGCCCAGCATCTTTATGAAGGTGTTGAAATCAACGGTGAGCCAGTGGGACTCATAACATATATGCGTACCGACTCTACGCGTATCGCAACTGAAGCCGCAATTGAAGCCCTGGATTTTGTCAGAAACAATATGGGGCCGGAATACGCCCAGAAAGAGCCAAGATATTTTACAAACAAAAACAAAGCCCAGGATGCCCATGAAGCCATCAGACCGACAAACATAAGCCTGACGCCTGAAAGAGTTTCGTCTTTCCTGGACAAAGACCATCTGGCCCTTTACGAACTGATATGGAAAAGATTCGTCGCGTCCCAGATGACACAGGCAATAATTGAACAGAATACGGTTGCTATCAGAAACGGTGAGTTCATATTCACGGTTACAGGTTCAACAGTTAAATTTCCTGGTTTCATGGCCCTTTACATGTCATCCGACGATGATCAGGATCAGCCTGACAAGCAGCTGATGCCCAAAGGTATTGAAGAGGGCATGGAAGTAGCGTGCGAAAAAATAGAACCAAAGCAGCATTTCACCCAGCCACCTCCGAGATTCTCGGAAGCAACGCTTGTGAAAGAGCTCGAAGAGAACGGAATTGGAAGACCAAGTACATACGCCACTATCTTGACTACGATCCAGAGCAAAGGCTATGTGGAGCTCCTGAACAGATATTTCAGACCAAGCGAACTTGGACTCATAGTAAATGATCTTCTTACAGAAAATTTCCCTGTTGAAATGGATGTCGAGTTCACAGCAAAATTTGAGGAAAATCTCGACAAAATTGAGACCGGAGAAACTCAGTATCAGAATATTCTCAAAGACTTTTATGAGCATTTTACTGAAAAGTTAGACTCTGCGGCAAAGAATATGCTCAGCGTCAAAGGAGTTGGTCTTCCTTCAGGCATAAAATGCCCTCAGTGCGAAGGCGAACTAAAGATCAAGACCGGGAAAAACGGCCCTTTTCTAGCGTGTGAAAAATATCCGGACTGTTCGTATTCATGTAATTACACAAGGGACGAACACGGCAAAATAAATCCTGTCGCGCCAGTGCCTACTCTCCAGACAGACAAGACCTGCCCCAAATGTGAAAAACCTCTGGTTGTAAAGCACGGCAGATTCGGGGATTTCCTGGCATGCAGTGGATATCCTGCGTGCAAGCACACCGAATCCATGAATCAAGGCCAGGGAGCATCCTCTTTCCAGCCCGTGGCCTGCCCTAATCAGGGATGCACAGGACAAATAGGGGAAAAACGCTCAAAGCGAGGCAAAATTTTCTACGGATGCAGCAAATATCCTGATTGTGATTTCGCAACCTGGGACAAACCAGTGGACAAAAAATGCCCTGACTGCGGCCATGGCTTCCTGTCTGAGAAATCTTCCAAGATACAGGGCAATTTCCTGAAATGCCCAAGCTGCGGATATTCTGAGCAGATTGAAAATAATGCAGGAGAAGAAGGTAAAAAAAGCTAA
- the dprA gene encoding DNA-processing protein DprA — MHSNHIIAPWLTLKAVNGVGNITFKKLINAFDTPETVLSASWKDLFEKAGISENLAKRISGTKTSTDILKELDLAGKSDIKIITYNNADYPSILKEIPDPPPYLYVYGNLLAETPKIAIVGSRNATYYGIETAGRLAKNLAGLGIEVVSGMARGIDTSAHEGSLQGMGRTIAVLGSGLKRIYPPENIKLFHKISENGAVISEFALNEGPEARNFPMRNRIICGLSNGVVVVEAGNKSGSLITARLAAEQGREVFAVPGSINSSKSSGTHSLLKQGARLIENAEDIIEELPYLLKSKATMQSNASDATIHMANLDETEKKVMAKLDAYPLHIDEIGRKCGLEPGKVSCILLELELKGLIHQLPGKLYALKEDKNWLNR, encoded by the coding sequence ATGCACTCTAACCATATCATAGCTCCCTGGCTGACCCTAAAAGCCGTAAACGGTGTCGGAAACATAACTTTCAAAAAGCTGATTAATGCCTTTGACACTCCCGAAACTGTTTTGTCAGCTTCATGGAAGGATTTATTTGAAAAGGCAGGAATATCGGAAAACCTTGCAAAAAGAATAAGCGGAACAAAGACTTCAACTGACATTTTAAAAGAACTTGATCTTGCGGGAAAATCAGACATAAAGATAATAACTTACAATAACGCTGATTACCCGTCTATTTTGAAAGAGATACCGGATCCGCCTCCATATTTGTATGTCTACGGCAATCTCCTTGCCGAAACTCCGAAAATAGCCATAGTTGGCTCAAGAAATGCTACTTACTACGGAATCGAAACAGCAGGCCGACTCGCAAAAAATCTTGCTGGGTTAGGGATAGAAGTTGTAAGCGGTATGGCAAGGGGCATAGACACATCTGCCCACGAAGGCTCGCTCCAGGGAATGGGAAGAACCATCGCTGTACTTGGCAGCGGTCTGAAACGGATTTATCCGCCCGAGAATATAAAGCTCTTTCACAAAATCTCGGAAAACGGGGCGGTTATTTCAGAGTTTGCTCTTAATGAAGGGCCTGAAGCCAGAAATTTCCCGATGAGAAACAGAATCATATGCGGACTTTCAAACGGAGTTGTTGTAGTTGAGGCAGGAAACAAAAGCGGATCTCTCATAACCGCAAGGCTGGCAGCGGAACAGGGCAGAGAGGTCTTCGCTGTTCCTGGAAGCATAAACTCCAGCAAAAGTTCAGGGACTCACAGTCTCCTGAAGCAGGGAGCAAGGCTGATAGAAAATGCGGAAGACATTATTGAAGAACTGCCGTACCTTTTAAAAAGCAAGGCCACAATGCAATCAAACGCTTCTGATGCAACAATTCATATGGCAAACCTTGATGAAACAGAAAAAAAAGTCATGGCTAAACTTGATGCATACCCCTTGCATATAGATGAAATAGGAAGAAAATGCGGACTTGAACCGGGAAAAGTATCTTGCATACTCCTTGAACTTGAGTTAAAGGGGCTGATACATCAGCTACCCGGAAAATTATACGCGCTTAAAGAGGACAAGAATTGGCTAAACCGTTAA